Genomic segment of Aliiroseovarius sp. M344:
CCCGCTTTCAAAGCAGATCGGCGCGGGGCACATAGGCAAAGGACAAAAAACTTGCAGAGATCGGCAAGATTTCTAAATTTTCGGCAATAGCGTCTGGAAATTCACCCAATGTGAACCTAGTTAACTTTCTAATACTGGCGCAGGTCGATCCTTGCGTGCAATTCTTTTGAAGGACGGTCCGATGCCGAAAGACGAGCTGCCAGATTTGAATGGGCAATTGAAATTCGACGATGACGAGGGATCGGGGCAGTCAAAGTGGCTTGCCGCGATGTTTGCGGTGGTGCTGATCGGCTGGATGGGCAGCGGCTTCATTTTACCGTCGCAGCCTGATGAAGAAACCACCGAAGAACCTGCTGCGCGCGCTGTCGCGGTGGCCGTCATGACCTCGGCCGCGCAGGATATTGAGCTGGTATTGATCTCGGAAGGGCAATCCATCCCGGACCGTGCCACCAGCATAACCGCCAAGACCGGAGGCGAGGTCGTATCGGTCGCCGTCGGACGTGGCGATTTGGTCGCCGTTGGCCAAGAGATTGCGCGCCTTGACGCGGAGACCATCGAGGCACAACTCGTCCAGGCCCAAACCCAGTTGGAACAGGCGACCAGCGATCTGGAAAAATCCACGTCGCTTCAAAGAAGCGGCATCACCACCGAAGATCGTGTTTTGCAAGCCCGTGCGGCCAAAGCCTCGGCCGAGGCGGCGGTAACGGCGGCGCAGGAACAGCTTGAAAACACCGTGATTCGCGCTCCCTTCGCCGGACGTCTAAACGACATGACGCTGGACGAAGGAGAATTTGTGAACAGCGGCGATGTGGTTGCCGAACTTCTGGACAACAACCCCCTGACAATCGTCGTCCAAGTGCCGCAACAGGCCTTGTCACGGCTCGAGAAAGGGCAAGCCGCACAAGTGTCCTTCATAACCGGGGAAGTGCGCCCCGGGACCGTGGCGTTCATCGGGGCCAATGCTGACAGCCAAACACGCACCTTTCGCGTCGAAGTCACCGTCGACAACCCCGACAGCGAAATGCCCGCTGGCCTAAGTGCGCGCATCGCCATCCCAACCGGCAAGGCGCGCGGCCACTTCATCTCGCCCGCTATCCTGTCGCTTGGGGCAGACGGCGAGTTGGGGATTAAGACCGTAAATGACGACAACACAGTCGCCTTCGCACCTGTGTCGATCGTGCGGGCCCAAACAGACGGCATCTGGGTCACCGGGCTGCCTGAAAGTGCTGACATCATCACGGTTGGCCAAGGCTTTGTGAATGCAGGCGACACTGTCGATCCGCGCCCCGAAAATGTGCCGACCGCGACTGAGGACCCCCAATGAAGATGCTGATCTCAGCTGCCTTCAATCGCAGCAAAGTCGTGCTGCTGATGCTGGTTTTCCTGCTGACCATCGGCTCGTTCGCCTATTACGCAATCCCAAAGGAAAGCAATCCAGAGATCCCGATCCCGATCGTTTATGTCTCGACCGGGCTGGACGGCATTTCGCCGGAAGATGCCGAGGATGTGCTGATCGGCCCGATGGAGACCGAGTTTGCGTCGCTCACCGGATTGAAATCCATGACCGCGACCGCCAGCGAAGGCCATGCCAGCGTTCAGCTGGAATTCGAGCCCGGCTTTGATGCCGACGACGCTCTGCAAAAGGTTCGTGAAGCCGCTGACAAGGCAGAAAACGACCTGCCACAGGACGCGCGCTTAACAGTGACCGAGATCAACACCGCCTTGTTCCCCATCCTGACCGTGATCCTGTCGGGGCCGGTGCCGGAACGAACGTTGAATGATCTGGCGGATGATTTGAAGAACGACATTGAAGCGCTGGGAGGTGTACTCGAGGTCGATATTGGCGGCAAGCGCGAGCAACTTCTTGAGGTGCTGATCGATCCCACGGTTTTCGAGACCTACAATATCACATTCGAGGAATTGATCGGATCCATCAATCGCAACAACCAGTTGATCGCCGCCGGCGCCATCGAAAGTGAAGCCGGGCGTTTGGTTTTGAAAGTGCCGGGTCTGATCGAAGAGATATCCGACGTCATGGAGCTGCCTGTTCTGGTGCGTGGTCAGACAGTTGTGCCGTTTTCCGATGTTGCCACCATCCGGCGGACGTTCAAAGACCCCGACGGCTTCGCCCGGATCGACGGGCAGCCAGCGCTGGCTCTTGAGATCAAGAAACGTGTCGGCGCAAATATTATCGAAACGGTCGCCGAAGTGCGCGATGTGATCAACACAGCGCAGGCCGGTTGGCCTGACAGCGTACATATTGCCTATACGCTTGATGAAAGCGAACAGGTTAAATCCATGCTCTCGGATCTGGAAGCGAACGTGATTGCTGCGATTATTCTTGTGATGATCGTGGTGGTCTATGCGCTTGGGTTGCGCTCGTCTTTGCTGGTGGGGCTTGCAATCCCCGGCGCGTTTTTGACGGGTGTCGCGGGACTTTACTTCATGGGTTACACGATGAACATCGTGGTCCTGTTCTCGCTGATTTTGGTGGTCGGGATGCTGGTCGATGGTGCGATCGTGACGGTCGAACTGGCGGACCGTTACCTTCATGAAGGCCAGTCTTCAAAGCAGGCCTATGCCGAAGCAGCGAA
This window contains:
- a CDS encoding efflux RND transporter periplasmic adaptor subunit, whose protein sequence is MPKDELPDLNGQLKFDDDEGSGQSKWLAAMFAVVLIGWMGSGFILPSQPDEETTEEPAARAVAVAVMTSAAQDIELVLISEGQSIPDRATSITAKTGGEVVSVAVGRGDLVAVGQEIARLDAETIEAQLVQAQTQLEQATSDLEKSTSLQRSGITTEDRVLQARAAKASAEAAVTAAQEQLENTVIRAPFAGRLNDMTLDEGEFVNSGDVVAELLDNNPLTIVVQVPQQALSRLEKGQAAQVSFITGEVRPGTVAFIGANADSQTRTFRVEVTVDNPDSEMPAGLSARIAIPTGKARGHFISPAILSLGADGELGIKTVNDDNTVAFAPVSIVRAQTDGIWVTGLPESADIITVGQGFVNAGDTVDPRPENVPTATEDPQ